The following are from one region of the Geoalkalibacter subterraneus genome:
- a CDS encoding TlpA family protein disulfide reductase, whose translation MMKKALLLSFFFSVLVMLMPGAAFSLGVGDTPPDFTLTSLDGEEVSLSDFKGRVIILKLATTWCPTCKQQTETFLANDRYLSEHDAVVIDVFVQDSEKMVRKYLGDREYGMTFVPLVDNGQAYRAYNVYLIPRVLVIDRDFKVLRDGGQLPSDELRSLVKEAAIEEEGS comes from the coding sequence ATGATGAAAAAAGCCCTTCTGTTGTCCTTTTTTTTCTCCGTCCTCGTTATGCTGATGCCCGGCGCCGCTTTCTCCCTGGGCGTTGGCGACACCCCGCCTGATTTCACCCTGACCTCCCTTGACGGTGAAGAGGTCTCTCTCTCCGATTTCAAAGGGCGTGTGATCATCCTCAAGCTGGCTACGACCTGGTGCCCCACCTGCAAGCAGCAAACCGAAACCTTTCTGGCGAACGACCGTTATCTGTCGGAACATGATGCCGTTGTCATCGACGTCTTTGTGCAGGACTCCGAGAAAATGGTGCGTAAATACCTGGGTGACAGAGAATACGGCATGACCTTCGTTCCCCTGGTCGATAACGGTCAGGCCTATCGTGCATACAATGTGTACCTTATTCCGCGCGTGCTGGTTATCGACCGCGACTTCAAGGTGCTGCGCGACGGTGGGCAGCTCCCCAGCGATGAACTGCGCAGCCTGGTGAAGGAAGCGGCGATCGAAGAGGAGGGTTCCTGA
- the mce gene encoding methylmalonyl-CoA epimerase, with product MTKKINHIGIAVKSLDASTPFYCDVLGMAFEGTEEVAEQKVRVAFFAVGESRVELLEPTSDDSPVAKFIEKNGEGIHHLAYEVDDIEKALTDLRDSGVRLIDETPRRGAHGTSIAFLHPKATGGVLTELCQPGDH from the coding sequence ATGACCAAAAAAATCAACCATATCGGTATCGCCGTTAAAAGCCTCGACGCTTCCACACCTTTCTACTGCGACGTTCTCGGCATGGCCTTCGAGGGGACTGAGGAGGTGGCGGAGCAGAAGGTGCGGGTGGCGTTTTTTGCGGTTGGGGAAAGCCGGGTGGAACTGCTCGAGCCGACCTCCGACGATTCGCCGGTGGCCAAGTTCATCGAGAAGAACGGCGAGGGGATTCATCACCTGGCCTATGAAGTCGATGATATCGAAAAAGCGCTGACCGATCTGCGCGACTCCGGCGTGCGCCTGATCGACGAGACACCGAGGCGCGGCGCTCACGGCACATCCATCGCCTTTCTGCACCCCAAGGCGACGGGAGGTGTGCTGACCGAACTGTGCCAACCGGGGGACCACTAA
- a CDS encoding GxxExxY protein, giving the protein MSGILLDAAMEVHRVLGGPGLLESIYEEAFVHEMRIRGLSVERQVSIPVSYKGQAIKHPLVLDLMVENSIILEIKSVEKFNPIFAAQLLTYLRLTQRPLGLVINFGERYLKNGFHRLVNNFPDS; this is encoded by the coding sequence TTGAGCGGAATTCTGCTGGATGCGGCCATGGAGGTTCATCGCGTATTGGGTGGGCCAGGCTTGCTTGAAAGTATCTATGAGGAAGCTTTTGTTCACGAAATGAGGATTCGAGGACTTTCCGTCGAGCGGCAGGTTTCAATTCCTGTCAGTTACAAGGGCCAGGCTATCAAGCACCCCTTGGTGCTTGACCTGATGGTTGAAAACAGCATCATCCTTGAGATAAAAAGCGTAGAGAAATTCAACCCGATTTTCGCGGCACAATTGCTGACTTATTTACGACTGACCCAGCGACCGTTAGGGCTTGTGATCAATTTTGGCGAACGCTACCTGAAAAACGGTTTCCACCGCCTGGTCAACAATTTTCCCGATTCATGA
- the meaB gene encoding methylmalonyl Co-A mutase-associated GTPase MeaB, which yields MFKLDDLAAGVRAGNIRALAKAITLVESRNLDHSRAATTLLDELLPDTGNSIRIGISGVPGVGKSTFIETFGRHLTAQGHRLAVLAVDPSSRISGGSILGDKTRMEDLARDPNAFIRPSPAGETLGGVARKTRETMLVCEAAGYDVIIVETVGVGQSEITVASMVDFFLLLQLPGAGDELQGIKKGVMEIADAIVINKAEGDNRPKADLARRQYLNALHILQPRSPDWQVPVLLCSALKGEGIGEVWQTIDGFRATMKKNGHFEKRRSTQSLDWMWSLLMDDLKDLFLRDPRVENLLPTIREAVAQGITTPGAASRRLLEAFKRH from the coding sequence GTGTTCAAACTTGATGATCTGGCGGCCGGCGTGCGGGCGGGCAACATCCGCGCGCTGGCCAAAGCCATTACTTTGGTAGAGAGCCGCAACCTCGATCACTCCCGCGCGGCGACGACCCTCCTCGACGAACTCCTGCCCGATACCGGAAACTCCATCCGCATCGGTATCTCCGGCGTGCCCGGGGTCGGCAAAAGCACCTTCATCGAAACCTTTGGACGTCACCTGACCGCCCAAGGTCATCGGCTCGCGGTGCTGGCGGTCGACCCGAGTTCGCGCATCTCGGGCGGCAGCATCCTCGGCGACAAGACCCGCATGGAGGATCTGGCCCGCGACCCCAATGCCTTTATCCGCCCTTCTCCCGCCGGCGAGACCCTCGGCGGCGTGGCTCGCAAGACCCGCGAGACCATGCTGGTGTGCGAGGCGGCCGGCTATGACGTGATCATTGTCGAGACGGTCGGCGTCGGCCAGTCCGAAATCACCGTCGCCTCCATGGTCGACTTCTTCCTGCTGCTGCAACTCCCCGGTGCGGGCGACGAGCTGCAGGGGATCAAGAAAGGGGTCATGGAGATCGCCGACGCCATCGTCATCAACAAGGCCGAAGGGGACAACCGCCCCAAAGCCGACCTGGCGCGCCGCCAGTACCTCAACGCCCTGCATATCCTGCAGCCGCGCAGCCCCGACTGGCAGGTGCCGGTCCTGCTGTGCAGCGCCCTGAAGGGGGAGGGGATCGGCGAGGTGTGGCAGACCATCGATGGCTTCCGCGCCACCATGAAGAAAAACGGCCACTTTGAAAAGCGCCGCAGCACCCAGAGCCTCGACTGGATGTGGTCGCTGCTCATGGACGACCTCAAAGACCTCTTCCTCCGCGACCCCCGCGTCGAAAACCTGCTCCCCACCATCCGCGAAGCCGTCGCCCAGGGCATCACCACCCCCGGCGCGGCGTCCAGGCGGTTGCTGGAGGCGTTTAAAAGGCATTGA
- the scpA gene encoding methylmalonyl-CoA mutase gives MSFYEKKTLSDWEAQAKKEKKTDDLSDFKWDTPEGITVKPLYTMADLEKLEAPDSLPGLPPYVRGPMATMYAGRPWTVRQYAGFSTAEESNAFYRRNLAAGQQGLSVAFDLATHRGYDSDHPRVEGDVGKAGVAIDSVEDMKILFDGIPLDQVSVSMTMNGAVLPIMANYIVAAEEQGVSQEKLSGTIQNDILKEFMVRNTYIYPPEPSMRIVADIIEYTSKHMPRFNSISISGYHIQEAGANNVLELAFTLSDGLEYVKSALDRGLDIDSFAPRLSFFFGIGMNFFMEAAKLRAARFLWSELMSRFNPKNPKSSMLRTHCQTSGWSLTEQDPYNNVIRTTLEALAAVLGGTQSLHTNALDEAIALPTDHSARIARNTQLVIQEETGITNVVDPLGGSYYVESLTASLIDEARVILKEIEDLGGMTKAIESGMPKLRIEESAARKQAAIDSGRDVIVGVNKYKVDKESPIETLDVDNAAVRESQIRRLEKIRSTRDEDACRKALDAITRACESDKENLLGLCVEAARHRATVGEISDAMEKVFGRHRAEIKLVSGAYGEVVQNDKDFEAVKKAVEAFTEKEGRRPRILIAKMGQDGHDRGAKVVASAYADAGFDVDVGPLFQTPEEAARMAVENDVHVVGVSSLAAGHKTLVPQLVAELKKLGADDIAVVCGGVIPRADYDMLFAAGAAKIFGPGTPISVSAVQTLEAIEEKRR, from the coding sequence ATGAGTTTTTACGAGAAGAAAACCCTGAGCGATTGGGAAGCTCAGGCGAAGAAGGAGAAGAAGACCGACGACCTGTCCGATTTCAAATGGGACACCCCTGAAGGGATCACGGTCAAGCCCCTTTATACCATGGCTGACCTGGAAAAGCTCGAAGCGCCTGATTCCCTGCCGGGCCTGCCCCCTTACGTGCGCGGCCCCATGGCGACCATGTACGCCGGCCGCCCCTGGACGGTACGACAGTACGCCGGCTTCTCCACCGCCGAGGAATCCAACGCCTTCTACCGCCGCAACCTCGCCGCCGGCCAGCAGGGGCTGTCGGTGGCCTTCGACCTGGCCACCCATCGCGGTTACGACTCGGACCATCCGCGCGTCGAGGGCGATGTGGGCAAGGCCGGGGTGGCCATCGATTCGGTGGAGGATATGAAGATCCTCTTCGACGGCATCCCGCTTGACCAGGTGTCGGTGTCGATGACCATGAACGGCGCGGTGCTGCCCATCATGGCCAACTACATCGTCGCCGCCGAGGAGCAGGGCGTCTCCCAGGAGAAACTCTCCGGCACCATCCAGAATGACATCCTCAAAGAATTCATGGTGCGCAACACCTACATCTACCCGCCCGAGCCCTCCATGCGCATCGTGGCCGACATCATCGAGTACACCTCGAAGCACATGCCGCGCTTCAACTCCATCTCCATCTCCGGCTACCACATTCAGGAAGCCGGCGCCAACAACGTGCTGGAGCTGGCCTTCACCCTGAGCGACGGCCTCGAGTATGTCAAGTCGGCTCTTGACCGCGGGCTCGACATCGACTCCTTCGCGCCGCGGCTGTCGTTTTTCTTCGGCATCGGCATGAACTTCTTCATGGAAGCGGCCAAGCTGCGCGCCGCGCGCTTCCTGTGGTCGGAGCTGATGAGCCGCTTCAACCCGAAGAACCCCAAATCCTCCATGCTGCGCACCCACTGCCAGACCTCGGGCTGGTCGCTGACCGAGCAGGATCCCTACAACAACGTCATCCGCACCACTCTCGAGGCGCTGGCGGCGGTGCTGGGCGGCACCCAGTCGCTGCATACCAACGCTCTCGACGAGGCGATCGCCCTGCCGACCGACCACAGCGCGCGCATCGCCCGCAACACCCAGCTGGTGATCCAGGAGGAGACCGGAATCACCAACGTGGTCGATCCCCTCGGCGGCTCCTACTATGTGGAATCGCTGACCGCATCGCTGATCGACGAAGCCCGCGTGATCCTCAAGGAGATCGAGGACCTGGGGGGCATGACCAAGGCCATCGAATCGGGGATGCCCAAGCTGCGCATTGAAGAATCGGCGGCGCGCAAGCAGGCGGCCATCGACTCGGGGCGCGACGTGATCGTCGGCGTCAACAAGTACAAGGTGGACAAGGAATCGCCCATCGAAACCCTCGACGTGGACAACGCCGCAGTGCGCGAATCACAGATCCGGCGGCTGGAGAAGATCCGCTCCACGCGCGATGAGGATGCCTGCCGCAAGGCCCTTGACGCCATCACCCGCGCCTGCGAGAGTGATAAGGAGAATCTGCTCGGGCTGTGCGTGGAGGCGGCCCGCCATCGTGCCACCGTGGGAGAGATTTCCGACGCCATGGAAAAGGTCTTTGGTCGCCACCGCGCCGAGATCAAACTCGTTTCGGGAGCTTATGGAGAAGTGGTGCAGAACGACAAGGATTTCGAAGCGGTGAAAAAGGCCGTCGAGGCCTTCACCGAAAAGGAGGGGCGCCGTCCCCGCATCCTGATCGCCAAGATGGGGCAGGACGGTCATGACCGCGGCGCCAAGGTGGTGGCTTCTGCCTACGCTGATGCCGGTTTCGACGTCGATGTCGGCCCCCTGTTCCAGACTCCGGAAGAGGCGGCCAGGATGGCGGTGGAAAACGATGTCCACGTGGTTGGCGTATCGAGCCTCGCCGCCGGGCACAAGACTCTGGTGCCGCAGCTGGTGGCGGAATTGAAAAAACTCGGTGCGGACGATATCGCCGTGGTCTGCGGCGGCGTGATTCCGCGCGCCGACTATGACATGCTGTTTGCCGCCGGGGCAGCCAAGATTTTCGGCCCCGGTACGCCGATCTCCGTCTCGGCGGTTCAGACCCTGGAAGCCATCGAAGAAAAGCGCCGCTGA
- a CDS encoding helix-turn-helix domain-containing protein translates to MDYNIGEKIKKLRKARKLTLQQVANETGFSPALISQIENNNVSPPIATLSKIARFFDVKMGLFFDEEEVESKFEVVRRGERRVVSRVISKAGTGHGYTYEALSFRKRNKKMEPFMLTVKERAAEENLYSHEGEEFLLILKGQAELILDEQRIELDEGDAVYFDSDVRHRLLAAEGSEVEVLAVVTR, encoded by the coding sequence ATGGATTACAATATCGGTGAAAAAATCAAAAAATTGCGAAAAGCGCGCAAACTTACCCTGCAGCAGGTGGCCAACGAAACGGGCTTTTCCCCTGCGCTGATTTCGCAGATCGAAAACAACAATGTCTCGCCCCCCATTGCGACCCTGTCGAAGATCGCCCGTTTTTTCGATGTCAAAATGGGCCTGTTCTTCGATGAGGAAGAGGTTGAGAGCAAATTCGAGGTGGTGCGCCGCGGCGAACGCCGCGTGGTGTCGCGCGTCATCAGCAAGGCCGGCACCGGCCATGGATACACCTACGAGGCCCTCTCTTTCCGCAAGCGCAACAAGAAGATGGAACCCTTCATGCTGACCGTCAAGGAACGCGCCGCCGAGGAGAACCTCTACAGCCACGAGGGCGAGGAGTTCCTGCTGATCCTCAAAGGACAGGCCGAACTGATCCTCGACGAGCAGCGCATCGAACTCGATGAAGGCGACGCGGTTTATTTTGATTCCGACGTCCGCCACCGGCTGCTGGCTGCCGAGGGCAGCGAGGTGGAAGTGCTGGCGGTGGTGACGCGATAA
- the mqnB gene encoding futalosine hydrolase, which produces MILLLAATSVETSFWRSALPRRPELPGGFYAFRGEVKGQELVLVLTGVGKANAASACTAALMTYRPELVINFGCAGAFPQAELALGDLVLATEEICGDEGVATRESFMDLEKLGLPLLEGQVPPLFNRLALSKAWLSRAGSALSATCSRRRGQWRSGPVVTVSTGSGNREDSDKIWHRTGALCENMEGSAIALVCRRFGIDLVEIRGISNWTGDRDPAAWDLPVACSAAEEACNSLIAQISRQEPSP; this is translated from the coding sequence ATGATTCTGCTTCTAGCCGCGACCTCTGTTGAAACTTCCTTCTGGCGCTCCGCACTGCCGCGGCGCCCGGAACTGCCCGGAGGTTTCTACGCTTTTCGCGGCGAGGTCAAAGGGCAGGAACTCGTTCTGGTTCTCACTGGAGTCGGCAAGGCCAATGCGGCGTCGGCCTGTACCGCTGCGCTGATGACCTACCGCCCCGAACTGGTCATCAACTTCGGCTGCGCGGGAGCTTTCCCCCAGGCAGAGCTGGCGCTTGGCGACCTGGTGCTGGCCACGGAGGAGATATGCGGGGACGAAGGTGTCGCAACCCGTGAATCTTTCATGGATCTTGAAAAACTCGGACTGCCGCTGCTCGAGGGGCAGGTCCCTCCCCTTTTCAACCGTTTGGCATTATCCAAAGCCTGGCTAAGCAGGGCTGGCAGCGCTCTCTCCGCCACATGTTCCCGGCGCCGCGGTCAATGGCGCAGCGGCCCAGTCGTCACGGTCTCCACCGGCTCGGGAAACCGGGAAGACAGCGATAAAATCTGGCATCGAACCGGCGCCCTGTGCGAAAACATGGAAGGTTCCGCCATCGCGCTGGTCTGCCGCCGCTTCGGAATCGACCTGGTGGAAATTCGCGGCATCTCCAATTGGACCGGCGACCGCGATCCGGCCGCCTGGGACCTGCCGGTTGCCTGTTCGGCCGCCGAGGAAGCCTGCAACAGCCTCATCGCGCAAATCTCCCGCCAGGAGCCGTCCCCATGA
- a CDS encoding menaquinone biosynthesis family protein, which translates to MKILTLGYSPCPNDTFIFHALVHGHVAIPGVQIRERLEDVETLNQLARNAVLDLTKISYHALGHLRENYALLRSGGALGRGCGPLVIAAEPANMDDLRGKRIAIPGLLTTANLLLQLYGEGFDNVVVMRFDQIMPAVCSGEVDAGVIIHESRFTYAKHGLRKILDLGDWWEKTSGLPIPLGGILARRDLGPELIGKLDQAVHDSLVYAYAHPGEARSYIRQHAQELEDEVIDNHIELYVNDFSLNLGCEGEQAVSEILGRAEARGLIPACTLPLFLS; encoded by the coding sequence ATGAAGATACTGACCCTGGGTTACTCCCCCTGCCCCAACGACACCTTTATCTTCCATGCCCTGGTGCATGGGCATGTGGCCATCCCCGGCGTTCAAATCCGGGAGCGGCTCGAAGACGTGGAAACACTCAATCAGCTTGCCCGCAACGCGGTGCTCGATCTGACCAAAATCAGCTACCACGCCCTGGGACACCTGCGCGAAAACTACGCCCTGCTGCGCAGCGGCGGCGCGCTGGGGCGCGGCTGCGGACCGCTGGTCATTGCCGCCGAACCGGCCAATATGGACGATCTGCGCGGAAAACGCATCGCCATCCCCGGCCTGCTCACCACCGCCAACCTGTTGCTGCAGCTTTACGGCGAAGGGTTTGACAATGTCGTCGTCATGCGTTTCGACCAGATCATGCCGGCGGTCTGCTCAGGAGAGGTGGATGCGGGTGTCATCATCCACGAATCCCGCTTCACCTATGCAAAGCACGGCCTGCGGAAGATCCTTGACCTGGGAGACTGGTGGGAGAAGACCAGCGGATTGCCGATTCCGCTCGGCGGAATCCTTGCCCGCCGCGATCTCGGTCCGGAACTGATCGGCAAGCTCGACCAGGCGGTTCACGACAGCCTGGTCTACGCCTACGCCCACCCCGGAGAAGCCCGCTCCTACATCCGGCAGCACGCCCAGGAGCTTGAGGACGAGGTGATCGACAATCACATTGAGCTCTACGTCAACGACTTCTCCCTCAACCTTGGCTGCGAAGGCGAACAGGCCGTTTCCGAAATCCTTGGGCGAGCCGAGGCGCGCGGTTTGATTCCGGCCTGCACCCTGCCCCTGTTTCTTTCGTAG
- a CDS encoding biotin/lipoyl-containing protein, with protein sequence MAQTVDYYTNNPLIHRDRRLSRSSSEWVRSFSCEDLKPLIVCRGPIRKEAMDVYQEMGITHFGILLSEKDSIVYPNALAPELRMMPNPDHVHRVPDYTGATKEERVERIHQIIQIAKDNGYDSIFAGYGFMAEDEEFVGAIEKAGLKFIGPNARTQASAGKKDEAKRTALKVGVSVTPGIDNVTARTLVKKHPSRQALVALVDAEGLDCDPKVLKDESLSLEDLADHILMASYQKGIDLFSIEELSAQVQAEVTEMFKNYPRARVRLKAIGGGGGKGQRILGGSLLTIKEPTDEQIAKAAADAPGLVREVLNEVKANAVGDNKNVLIELNIEQTRHNEIQLLGNGEWCVSLGGRDCSLQMHEQKLLEISVTQEGLAAAIEKARSEGRDAEAKALETDLEVLKRMEEQSARFGQAVGLDSASTFECIVDRDRHYFMEVNTRIQVEHRVTELCYSLKFTNPDDENDYFIVESLVEAMALLARHKERLPKPERILRFNAGVEARLNATDASLSPHAGGMIRYWSKPIEGEIRDDQGICLVNPDTGMFMNYRVAGAYDSNIALLLTKGEDRLDSFLKLSEVLCRTTLRGTDLATNLEFHYGLVNWFIGQNVMAKPTTRFVVPYLTLVGTLKEEANKIDPVFAFLEMKKHYGRMMAECCADDPDALKTMSEVLDRKGTLLTRPIERLLDDPHLLSGWLSLNRKNHSIENGKVVWLRNPLVILEETYNYLNMNYREHEPAAEIIWDHDDALLKRALRFYAALREKFGLEKDNYFKLDEILKQDSAPQGFSEEEWQQVQASHFGFEAGNEILGILFLIAENTSFYDFRVEEDLEVTIPDYLTDPDLQARMKKVLAPPPATKDDEIVAMCGGMYYAQEAPGLPAFVSEGMHFEKGQPLYIIEVMKMFNTVRAQFSGTIDKILVEGGDGTIVKKGQPLFKVTPDEKFDEIDPKQIERERRTRTSEYLKGVL encoded by the coding sequence ATGGCACAGACTGTTGATTATTACACAAACAATCCGCTGATCCACCGCGACCGCCGCCTGAGCCGGTCATCATCCGAGTGGGTCCGCTCCTTTTCCTGCGAAGACCTCAAACCGCTCATCGTCTGCCGCGGACCGATCCGCAAGGAGGCGATGGACGTCTACCAGGAGATGGGGATTACCCATTTCGGCATCCTGCTGTCGGAAAAAGACTCCATTGTCTATCCCAATGCGCTGGCGCCGGAGCTGCGCATGATGCCCAACCCCGATCACGTGCATCGGGTGCCCGACTACACCGGGGCCACCAAGGAAGAGCGCGTCGAGCGCATTCATCAGATCATTCAGATCGCCAAGGACAACGGCTACGATTCGATTTTCGCCGGCTACGGCTTCATGGCCGAGGATGAAGAATTCGTCGGTGCTATTGAAAAGGCCGGCCTCAAGTTCATCGGTCCCAACGCCCGCACACAGGCCAGCGCCGGCAAGAAAGACGAAGCCAAGCGCACCGCCCTCAAGGTCGGCGTCAGCGTCACGCCCGGCATCGACAATGTCACCGCCCGCACCCTGGTCAAAAAGCACCCCAGCCGCCAGGCGCTGGTGGCGCTGGTGGATGCTGAAGGGCTCGACTGCGATCCTAAAGTGCTCAAGGATGAAAGCCTTTCCCTGGAAGACCTGGCCGACCATATCCTGATGGCCTCCTACCAGAAGGGGATCGACCTGTTCTCCATTGAGGAGTTGTCCGCCCAGGTGCAGGCAGAAGTCACGGAGATGTTCAAAAACTATCCCCGTGCCCGGGTGCGCCTCAAGGCGATCGGCGGCGGCGGTGGCAAGGGGCAGCGCATTCTCGGCGGCTCTCTTTTGACGATCAAGGAGCCAACTGATGAGCAGATCGCCAAGGCAGCAGCCGATGCTCCCGGCCTGGTGCGCGAAGTGCTCAACGAAGTCAAGGCTAATGCGGTCGGCGACAACAAGAACGTGTTGATCGAGCTGAATATCGAGCAGACCCGCCACAACGAAATTCAGCTGCTCGGTAACGGCGAGTGGTGTGTTTCTCTCGGTGGGCGTGACTGCTCCCTGCAGATGCATGAGCAGAAGCTGCTTGAAATTTCAGTGACCCAGGAAGGGCTTGCCGCGGCCATTGAAAAGGCCCGCTCGGAAGGTCGCGATGCGGAAGCAAAGGCCCTGGAGACCGATCTGGAAGTGCTCAAGCGCATGGAAGAGCAGTCGGCGCGCTTCGGGCAGGCGGTCGGGCTGGATTCGGCTTCGACCTTCGAGTGCATCGTCGACCGCGATCGCCATTATTTCATGGAGGTCAACACCCGCATCCAGGTGGAGCACCGCGTGACCGAGCTGTGCTACAGCCTCAAGTTCACCAATCCCGACGATGAGAACGATTACTTTATTGTTGAATCGCTGGTGGAAGCCATGGCGCTGCTGGCCCGCCACAAGGAGCGGCTGCCCAAGCCCGAGCGCATCCTGCGCTTCAATGCCGGGGTGGAAGCGCGCCTCAACGCGACCGATGCCTCTCTCTCGCCTCACGCCGGCGGCATGATCCGTTACTGGTCTAAGCCTATTGAGGGTGAAATCCGTGACGATCAGGGGATCTGCCTGGTCAATCCCGACACCGGTATGTTCATGAACTACCGCGTTGCCGGTGCCTATGACTCCAATATCGCCCTGCTGCTGACCAAAGGAGAGGATCGCCTCGACAGCTTCCTCAAATTGTCAGAGGTTCTGTGCCGTACCACTCTGCGCGGCACCGACCTGGCCACCAATCTGGAATTCCACTACGGGCTGGTCAACTGGTTCATCGGCCAGAATGTCATGGCCAAGCCGACCACCCGGTTCGTGGTGCCCTATCTGACCCTGGTCGGCACGCTCAAGGAAGAAGCCAACAAAATCGATCCGGTCTTTGCCTTTCTGGAGATGAAGAAGCATTACGGTCGTATGATGGCGGAGTGCTGCGCCGATGACCCCGATGCCCTCAAGACCATGTCCGAGGTGCTTGATCGCAAGGGCACCCTGTTGACACGGCCTATCGAGCGGCTCCTTGACGATCCGCATCTGCTGTCCGGCTGGCTGAGCCTCAACCGCAAGAACCACAGCATCGAGAACGGCAAGGTGGTGTGGCTGCGCAACCCGCTGGTCATCCTTGAGGAGACTTATAACTACCTCAACATGAACTACCGCGAACACGAACCGGCGGCTGAAATCATCTGGGATCATGACGATGCTCTGCTCAAGCGTGCCCTGCGCTTCTATGCCGCCCTGCGCGAGAAGTTCGGCCTGGAGAAGGATAACTACTTCAAGCTTGATGAAATCCTGAAGCAGGACAGCGCTCCGCAAGGGTTCAGCGAGGAAGAGTGGCAGCAGGTTCAGGCGTCCCATTTCGGCTTCGAGGCCGGCAATGAAATCCTCGGCATTCTGTTCCTGATTGCCGAAAATACCAGCTTCTACGACTTCCGCGTGGAAGAAGATCTCGAGGTCACCATACCCGATTACCTGACCGATCCCGACCTGCAGGCGCGCATGAAGAAGGTTCTGGCTCCGCCGCCGGCGACTAAGGACGACGAGATCGTAGCCATGTGTGGCGGTATGTACTACGCCCAGGAAGCACCTGGCCTGCCTGCCTTTGTCAGCGAAGGGATGCATTTTGAAAAAGGCCAGCCGCTCTATATCATCGAGGTCATGAAGATGTTCAACACGGTACGGGCGCAGTTCTCCGGCACCATCGACAAAATCCTGGTGGAAGGCGGCGACGGCACCATCGTCAAGAAGGGCCAGCCGCTGTTCAAGGTGACGCCGGACGAGAAGTTCGATGAAATCGATCCCAAGCAGATCGAGCGCGAGCGGCGTACACGCACCAGTGAATATCTCAAGGGCGTTCTGTAG